A window from Culex pipiens pallens isolate TS chromosome 3, TS_CPP_V2, whole genome shotgun sequence encodes these proteins:
- the LOC120418830 gene encoding FMRFamide-related peptides codes for MKMYFFLVILLYKGSSHLSCAEFELAADGNQPENEPATVFDYSPEGSEGDYGNGNNGLVFEFRRSIKSDNTEIEARRRSALDKNFMRFGRADPKLQRVARASKQSNLMRFGRPDRGFMRFGRVPGDVPYSLVHQEGDHDQMSKEGESKEAGGDEEVPFSKRTPISAEETEISESGEQIKPKQYVYYRRDAPKNLMRFGKRADPYKFLRMDRANLMRFGRAGGNAPRGNLLRFGRSKGNLMRFGRSDPRFMRLVKMDNNFMRFGRSDKGTKSLNGTDTVHLNSQQIKQLSNNRIAANPDEDYEIQVQEEDILAPMYSVQK; via the coding sequence ATGAAAATGTATTTCTTCCTCGTAATCCTGTTGTACAAAGGCAGCAGCCATCTGTCCTGTGCCGAATTCGAGCTGGCAGCGGATGGTAATCAGCCGGAAAACGAACCTGCTACCGTGTTCGATTACAGTCCGGAGGGCAGTGAAGGCGATTATGGCAATGGTAACAACGGGCTGGTGTTTGAATTCCGTCGGAGCATCAAGAGTGACAACACCGAGATAGAGGCCCGAAGGAGAAGTGCCCTGGACAAGAACTTTATGCGCTTTGGCCGCGCAGATCCGAAGCTGCAACGGGTGGCCCGTGCCAGTAAACAGTCTAATTTGATGAGATTTGGTCGGCCTGATCGAGGATTTATGCGATTTGGAAGGGTTCCGGGCGATGTTCCGTACTCGCTAGTGCATCAGGAAGGTGATCATGATCAAATGAGCAAGGAGGGTGAGTCTAAAGAGGCTGGTGGAGACGAAGAAGTTCCGTTTTCAAAGCGGACTCCCATTTCTGCTGAGGAAACTGAAATTAGCGAATCGGGAGAGCAAATTAAGCCAAAGCAGTATGTGTACTATCGCCGTGATGCGCCCAAGAATCTCATGAGGTTTGGGAAACGAGCTGACCCTTACAAGTTTCTTCGAATGGATCGTGCCAATCTGATGAGGTTTGGACGAGCGGGAGGAAATGCGCCACGTGGTAACTTGTTGCGGTTTGGAAGATCCAAAGGAAACTTGATGCGTTTTGGACGCTCAGATCCACGATTTATGCGATTAGTGAAAATGGATAACAATTTTATGCGATTTGGACGATCAGACAAAGGAACTAAATCACTAAATGGCACAGATACGGTGCATCTAAACAGTCAACAGATAAAGCAGCTGAGTAACAATCGAATAGCAGCGAATCCCGATGAAGATTATGAAATTCAGGTTCAAGAAGAAGACATCCTTGCCCCGATGTACTCGGTTcagaaatag
- the LOC120418845 gene encoding acid-sensing ion channel 1C, whose protein sequence is MDLLHTCAEESSVHGLPHLVAKERHWLERVIWAVIVVISIYCSYAVCLSTWTRYQENPTVLTLETDYRHWTYRPPAVTICPAFINDDGIREVIRKYWNIGEESELYPFYKQFVTAVANTTYANMNAFLPFVGNTSFAKVDMLEIARTVRNLDTMPSKNFVPVITETGMCFTSSNYSRFQNIGIPSNESTRTWPSSCFSYDLCKSNVILSAYGVVKIHLFVHTEDEIMVATDIIKNEMNQTELVEVTVLVDQIVASSGLKNLSPTRRKCLYDHESKLYFNVYTINLCKIDCRIRRAVSMCGCIPFFYNVLKLNKCDAKGMVCLAGKIDEWYFKSCKCMDLCLSTKFTQKSVKVTKFPQLNNQLSVEMFFPKKRVKRSVLFSLSDLIVSFGGAAALFLGCSFLSGVEFFYFFLEYIGSACWRRILKKNATK, encoded by the exons ATGGATTTGCTTCACACCTGTGCTGAAGAATCGTCGGTTCACGGCTTGCCTCATTTGGTTGCAAAAGAACGCCATTGGCTGGAGAGGGTCATTTGGGCGGTAATTGTGGTGATTTCTATTTACTGCTCCTACGCCGTGTGTCTTAGCACGTGGACGCGATATCAAGAAAATCCAACGGTTTTAACTCTCGAAACTGACTATCGGCATTGGACTTACCGCCCCCCGGCTGTAACTATTTGTCCGGCGTTTATTAACGACGATGGAATAAGAGAAGTTATTAGAAA atattggAATATTGGCGAAGAAAGTGAATTGTACCCATTTTACAAACAATTTGTAACAGCTGTTGCTAATACAACATATGCCAATATGAACGCATTCTTACCGTTTGTGGGGAATACGAGTTTTGCGAAAGTTGATATGTTGGAAATTGCTCGGACCGTTCGAAACTTAGACACCATGCCATCGAAAAACTTCGTTCCAGTTATTACCGAAACGGGAATGTGTTTCACTTCTTCAAATTATTCacgatttcaaaatattgg CATACCATCAAACGAATCTACCAGAACTTGGCCAAGCAGTTGTTTTTCGTATGATTTATGCAaatcaaatgttattttaagtGCATACGGAGTTGTAAAAATACACTTG TTCGTGCACACCGAAGACGAAATAATGGTGGCGACAGACATAATTAAAAACGAAATGAATCAAACTGAGCTGGTTGAAGTGACAGTGCTGGTTGATCAAATAGTGGCATCGAGCGGCCTTAAGAATCTGTCGCCAACGAGACGCAAGTGTCTGTATGATCATGAATCCAAGCTGTACTTTAAT GTTTACACCatcaatttatgtaaaattgattgTCGTATAAGAAGAGCTGTTTCAATGTGCGGCTGTATTCCATTTTTCTACAATGTTC ttaaattgaaCAAATGTGACGCCAAAGGAATGGTTTGCCTGGCAGGTAAAATTGATGAATGGTACTTTAAAAGCTGCAAGTGCATGGACCTTTGTTTGTCTACTAAATTTACGCAAAAGTCTGTAAAAGTTACG AAATTTCCCCAACTCAACAACCAACTATCGGTGGAGATGTTTTTCCCCAAGAAACGCGTCAAAAGGAGTGTTCTATTCAGCTTGAGCGATTTAATTG TATCGTTTGGTGGCGCCGCAGCTCTTTTCCTCGGGTGCAGTTTCCTGAGCGGGGTAGAgtttttctacttttttctgGAATATATTGGATCTGCCTGCTGgaggagaattttgaaaaagaacgcAACAAAATGA